One segment of Sulfobacillus thermosulfidooxidans DSM 9293 DNA contains the following:
- a CDS encoding RRXRR domain-containing protein, producing the protein MQQPRVPVVARDGTPLMPTTPAHARIMLRDGVARARRNKLGFFYIQMLIPLGTATQPMVLALDPGSKHEGVAVASHKQIEVTAQVNLPDQTHKKMETRRNLRRARRYRKTPRRPKRFDNRRHGRSYWLAPSQLSKVQARLKAVRELCRIYPIQQIIVENVRHDPKIGKQAHFFSTTEIGKTVTLRELQKLAPVTVVESTDTATWRQQFRLTKIQGPNRPEVFETQAVDAVAMLMGITRCAFGNRSFYVFTALRHHRRSLHRQNPQKGRARLPYGGTANGTFFRKGDWVEVTTRRGRLRGWVCGLPTTVTRKVGVAGPAGRRIGQFGIRQVRLLARSGGFTWERRGAALLPPASAVGRSTASVR; encoded by the coding sequence ATGCAGCAACCGAGAGTTCCCGTAGTTGCGCGGGACGGCACACCGCTCATGCCGACGACGCCGGCGCATGCACGGATCATGCTCCGCGATGGAGTCGCCAGAGCGCGACGCAACAAGCTCGGATTCTTCTACATCCAGATGCTCATTCCCCTGGGAACGGCGACGCAGCCGATGGTTCTCGCGCTCGATCCCGGCTCAAAACACGAAGGGGTAGCCGTCGCTTCGCACAAGCAGATCGAAGTCACGGCGCAGGTGAACCTGCCGGACCAGACACACAAGAAAATGGAGACGCGCCGCAACCTGCGGCGGGCGAGGCGATACCGCAAGACACCGCGCCGTCCCAAGCGCTTCGACAACCGTCGCCACGGCAGAAGCTACTGGCTTGCGCCAAGCCAACTCTCAAAGGTGCAAGCCAGGCTTAAGGCGGTTCGGGAACTGTGCAGGATCTATCCAATCCAGCAAATCATCGTCGAGAACGTACGTCACGATCCGAAGATCGGCAAGCAGGCGCACTTCTTCTCCACCACCGAGATCGGCAAGACCGTCACGCTTCGGGAACTGCAGAAGCTGGCGCCGGTGACGGTTGTGGAATCTACCGACACGGCGACGTGGAGACAGCAGTTCAGGCTTACAAAGATCCAGGGTCCGAACCGGCCAGAGGTCTTCGAGACTCAGGCGGTCGATGCTGTGGCGATGCTCATGGGGATAACGCGGTGCGCCTTCGGCAACCGGTCGTTCTATGTGTTCACGGCGCTTCGTCACCACCGGCGCTCGCTCCACCGGCAGAATCCGCAGAAGGGCAGGGCACGGCTACCTTACGGCGGGACGGCTAATGGGACGTTCTTTCGCAAGGGTGACTGGGTGGAGGTGACAACACGTCGTGGCAGGCTGCGCGGCTGGGTCTGCGGGCTACCGACGACCGTCACTCGCAAGGTGGGGGTCGCTGGGCCAGCTGGCCGGCGCATCGGCCAGTTCGGTATCCGGCAGGTTCGCCTGCTCGCCCGTTCCGGCGGGTTCACATGGGAAAGGAGGGGTGCGGCACTCCTTCCCCCGGCTTCAGCCGTGGGGAGGAGCACCGCGAGTGTCCGATGA